Proteins from one Brevibacillus humidisoli genomic window:
- a CDS encoding DEAD/DEAH box helicase: MTRVTFESFGLRPELMQGIQDLYYKQPTPIQAEAIPLILEGKDVIGQAQTGTGKTAAFVLPILDQLQLEKRDIQALILTPTRELSIQIAAEIEKLGKHLGVQTLSLHGGTDIERQISKLSRTVHIVVGTPGRVLDHLKRGTLHFGRISWLVLDEADKMLEMGFLEDVEQIIVSTPQDRQVLLFSATMPDQVKQLAHRFMKQPPHLKIDNRQRTVESIRQVCYVINQTDKMDALLDLIESTKPYLAIIFANTQQRVQVLTAHLQQQGYDAQALYGDLSQKKRETLMRDFRNVKFQFLVATDIAARGLDVEGVTHVFNYDIPSDVESYIHRVGRTGRAGQEGTAISFVSPRQKSLIQRFEKATRAEIEEKVLTPGHHLTEGRRQRAEEREAFFAQQRAEQQRQQAEKEKKQVEPLVDALKKNQKVKPGYKKKLSKEVEQWKKQYEKKKKWEQAKAERKAARKKGSGQKKR; this comes from the coding sequence ATGACACGCGTTACATTCGAATCGTTCGGTCTGCGTCCCGAACTGATGCAGGGGATTCAAGACCTTTACTATAAGCAGCCAACGCCAATTCAAGCAGAGGCAATCCCGCTCATCCTCGAAGGAAAGGACGTCATCGGTCAGGCACAGACGGGCACCGGAAAGACGGCTGCTTTTGTGTTGCCGATTCTGGATCAGTTGCAGTTGGAAAAGCGGGACATCCAGGCGCTCATCCTGACACCCACACGGGAGCTGTCAATCCAGATCGCAGCCGAGATTGAAAAACTGGGCAAGCATCTCGGTGTCCAAACCCTCTCCCTGCACGGCGGAACCGACATCGAACGGCAGATCAGCAAGTTGAGCCGGACCGTGCATATCGTGGTCGGAACGCCAGGACGGGTGCTGGACCACTTGAAGCGCGGCACACTTCATTTCGGGCGGATTTCCTGGTTGGTGCTGGATGAGGCGGACAAAATGTTGGAGATGGGGTTCCTCGAAGACGTAGAGCAAATCATCGTCTCGACGCCGCAGGATCGACAAGTGCTGCTGTTCTCTGCGACTATGCCTGATCAGGTCAAGCAGCTTGCGCATCGTTTCATGAAACAGCCGCCCCATCTCAAGATCGACAATAGGCAGAGGACGGTAGAAAGCATTCGGCAGGTCTGCTACGTGATCAATCAGACCGATAAAATGGACGCTCTACTTGATTTGATCGAGAGTACAAAGCCGTATCTGGCGATCATTTTCGCCAACACACAGCAGCGCGTCCAGGTCCTGACCGCCCATCTCCAACAGCAAGGGTACGATGCTCAAGCATTATACGGCGATCTCAGCCAGAAGAAAAGGGAGACACTGATGCGGGACTTCCGCAACGTGAAGTTTCAGTTTCTCGTCGCAACGGATATTGCGGCCCGTGGATTGGACGTAGAAGGCGTGACGCACGTATTTAATTACGACATTCCGTCCGACGTAGAAAGCTATATACACCGAGTGGGACGCACAGGTCGGGCCGGACAAGAAGGGACAGCTATCTCGTTTGTCTCGCCGCGCCAAAAAAGCTTGATTCAGCGGTTTGAGAAAGCGACTCGGGCTGAGATCGAGGAAAAGGTGCTAACCCCCGGCCACCACCTTACAGAGGGACGGCGGCAGCGGGCGGAAGAACGGGAGGCGTTTTTTGCCCAGCAAAGGGCAGAACAGCAGCGCCAGCAGGCGGAGAAAGAGAAGAAGCAGGTAGAACCGCTGGTGGACGCATTGAAGAAAAACCAAAAGGTAAAACCGGGTTATAAAAAGAAACTTTCCAAAGAAGTGGAACAGTGGAAGAAACAGTACGAGAAGAAGAAAAAGTGGGAGCAAGCCAAAGCGGAGCGCAAGGCGGCAAGGAAAAAAGGAAGCGGGCAAAAAAAGCGATAA